A stretch of the Arvicola amphibius chromosome 8, mArvAmp1.2, whole genome shotgun sequence genome encodes the following:
- the LOC119821907 gene encoding uncharacterized protein C2orf78 homolog, translated as MSENCQSTPFAGTECALQPSVPVLRNATPSAGSVYNFYGVSTPAVSSVWLLPSGSSTCCQQLSDGANLYQRAGMTMLTELTDQNQISASTFSYPGVLHWDLRESTTRREAPFLDTPVTIIDQNTIPASWSMTAQCDNIFQINALPLCFPTLSACLVQAPPSNEPDQRYILAPCYQDGSQVYYYDQNSLGPPMAEEFWQCQQAYGSVSCSDNQASSLHPEMVMALQDIQPMNVQTPYSTSAIYWPTSAQTTPDTSLQVVERETNLGLTPSGQTLCPLQSPDLGNACTQDAQMMTAPVNGDRSLIPLMHSPSEFLALPPAPSLEKTQKNNAAEMNAEPSTPLDSYEGTKSKQDAIPLFLAPPGTQQPLNYRDAGSLRQKLASHNATLGNSSLGLEEPEALRSVMESSNDFADMTALVADVHLPQLFNFITGLDQMEDHTASQTKDSTDIRRDQAQSRASTFIGLSEPGFNKDQKVSDVLHGTPQAKTQQDDILKEDDPGNIEGTIDNMANNEDGKSQIFVPKRPRVAWAQGKDKAKETRENNSKKTEELKPSRCRVKAEGKPAIPKTKRKRNPPELSHDKVKKPRTQLGMHMLESVQVFHPLGKKSEKKPCIASSQALLNFSSNKEPRTGPTTTSLGVVPREGRGPDKSLGNAQRTESSAHKECPSPSQDELPPHGKVKLVPLPFLALDKPQARPVSRKLHCLAPHRPTTAYPVRPHSSRQPTLKPSQPAPARTSSMASDKSTLSIATSTTRPNVSKAIQSCTGPQPPASSPAPYRASSHTSLHREPLSSTTNKTLDPPQPQSQYLRQDFSHLPIPWRKVDIPGPVISQPIPEEQRPEREAMKRRAQQERENAAKCTSLGKPQLFLQREKDMEISRYYGYAV; from the exons ATGTCAG AAAACTGCCAAAGTACACCTTTCGCTGGGACAGAATGTGCTCTGCAGCCCTCTGTGCCTGTGCTGAGGAATGCCACACCCTCAGCAGGAAGTGTGTACAATTTCTACGGGGTCTCCACCCCAGCTGTGAGCTCAGTATGGCTCCTGCCATCAGGCTCCAGCACATGCTGCCAGCAGCTCTCAGACGGTGCCAACCTTTACCAACGAGCTGGCATGACCATGCTGACTGAGCTGACTGACCAGAACCAGATCTCTGCTTCGACATTTTCCTATCCAGGTGTTCTCCACTGGGATCTCAGAGAAAGCACCACCAGAAGGGAAGCTCCGTTCCTGGACACCCCTGTAACTATCATTGACCAGAATACCATCCCCGCGTCTTGGTCTATGACAGCCCAGTGTGATAATATTTTCCAAATCAATGCCTTACCGCTATGCTTTCCAACACTGTCTGCCTGCCTTGTACAGGCACCACCATCAAATGAACCAGATCAACGATACATCCTGGCACCTTGCTACCAGGATGGAAGTCAGGTCTATTACTATGACCAGAACAGCCTGGGTCCTCCGATGGCTGAAGAATTCTGGCAGTGCCAGCAGGCCTATGGCTCTGTGTCCTGCTCTGACAACCAGGCTTCCTCTCTGCACCCAGAGATGGTGATGGCACTACAGGACATTCAGCCAATGAACGTCCAAACACCTTACTCCACCTCTGCCATCTACTGGCCCACATCTGCTCAAACCACGCCAGACACCAGTCTTCAAG TGGTGGAGAGGGAGACAAATCTGGGATTGACACCTTCAGGCCAGACACTCTGTCCGCTGCAGAGTCCAGACCTCGGCAATGCCTGCACCCAGGATGCCCAGATGATGACAGCACCTGTCAATGGGGACAGGTCACTAATTCCCCTCATGCACAGTCCTTCTGAATTCCTGGCCTTGCCTCCAGCCCCAAGCCtggaaaagacacagaagaacaatGCAGCTGAGATGAATGCTGAGCCTTCAACACCTCTGGATTCCTATGAGGGCACAAAATCTAAACAAGATGCAATACCCCTCTTCTTAGCACCCCCCGGCACACAGCAGCCCTTGAACTACAGGGAtgctgggagcctgaggcagaagcTGGCTTCTCACAATGCCACTTTGGGAAACAGTAGCCTTGGTCTGGAAGAGCCTGAGGCTCTGAGGAGTGTCATGGAGTCCAGCAATGACTTTGCAGACATGACCGCACTGGTAGCAGATGTTCACCTTCCCCAACTCTTCAATTTCATCACTGGCCTTGACCAAATGGAAGATCACACAGCAAGCCAAACCAAAGACTCCACAGACATCAGGAGGGATCAGGCCCAGTCACGTGCCAGCACCTTTATCGGACTATCTGAACCAGGGTTCAACAAAGACCAGAAAGTCTCTGATGTGCTTCATGGAACTCCTCAGGCCAAAACACAGCAAGACGATATACTGAAGGAAGATGATCCTGGAAACATTGAAGGGACTATAGACAACATGGCTAACAACGAGGATGGCAAATCTCAAATATTTGTACCCAAGAGGCCCAGAGTAGCATGGGCACAGGGGAAAGATAAGGCCAAGGAGACCAGAGAAAACAACTCCAAGAAAACAGAGGAGCTGAAGCCTTCAAGATGCAGAGTCAAAGCAGAAGGGAAGCCCGCCATCCCCAAGaccaagaggaagaggaatccACCTGAACTCAGCCATGACAAAGTTAAGAAGCCTCGTACTCAGCTCGGCATGCACATGCTGGAGTCTGTGCAGGTCTTTCACCCACTGGGGAAGAAGAGTGAGAAGAAACCTTGCATCGCCTCCTCGCAGGCTCTGCTGAACTTCAGCAGCAACAAAGAACCCAGGACAGGCCCAACCACCACATCCCTGGGAGTTGTGCCCCGTGAGGGTCGAGGCCCTGATAAAAGCCTGGGCAATGCTCAGAGAACAGAGAGCAGTGCTCACAAGGAGTGTCCATCTCCATCCCAGGATGAGTTACCCCCACATGGGAAGGTCAAATTAGTACCTCTGCCTTTCCTAGCCCTGGACAAGCCTCAAGCCAGACCTGTTTCTAGAAAGCTTCACTGCCTGGCTCCACACAGGCCCACGACAGCTTACCCAGTGAGGCCTCACTCTTCTAGGCAACCCACGCTCAAACCATCCCAACCAGCTCCTGCCAGAACATCATCTATGGCCTCTGATAAGTCAACTTTGTCAATTGCCACAAGTACCACACGTCCAAATGTAAGCAAGGCCATCCAGTCTTGCACTGGGCCTCAACCGCCTGCCTCTTCGCCTGCACCCTACAGAGCATCATCTCACACTTCACTCCACAGGGAGCCTCTTTCTTCTACCACAAACAAGACCCTAGATCCTCCCCAGCCTCAATCCCAATACCTGCGGCAAGACTTCAGCCACTTACCAATTCCTTGGAGGAAAGTGGACATTCCAGGGCCAGTCATCTCACAGCCCATCCCTGaagagcagaggccagagagggaggcCATGAAGAGGCGGGCccaacaggagagagagaacgCTGCCAAGTGTACCTCTCTGGGTAAACCACAGCTTTTCCTTCAGAGGGAGAAGGATATGGAAATTTCGAGATATTATGGCTATGCAGTGTAA